In Persicimonas caeni, a single window of DNA contains:
- a CDS encoding DUF72 domain-containing protein produces MAKSGELFDGVKPEWDSAHDQFYLGTAGWSYDDWDGVFYPAGTSSKGRLPYYASQFRSVEIDSTFYAIPSRTTVQSWHQRTPPGFVFAAKFPRQITHEARLVGCGTEAATYIEVMTELGDRLGPLLIQLPPSFTVDNFDDLARFLEGLPDGFMYAVEVRHPSWLVDEYADLLKRWRVAMTLTCGGHLGRFWRVTSRIAYMRWLGPHDPFERYDRLQEPRDEALDWWAPRMAHFLGRGGTLFGYAANDYEGFAPQTARRVSRRVADCLTS; encoded by the coding sequence TTGGCAAAGAGCGGTGAACTCTTCGACGGGGTCAAGCCAGAGTGGGACTCGGCACACGACCAGTTCTATCTGGGAACGGCCGGCTGGTCCTACGATGATTGGGACGGCGTCTTCTATCCGGCGGGGACCTCCTCGAAGGGTCGTCTACCGTACTACGCCTCGCAGTTTCGCAGCGTCGAAATCGACTCGACGTTCTACGCCATCCCGAGCCGAACCACCGTGCAGTCGTGGCACCAACGCACACCGCCCGGGTTCGTCTTCGCCGCCAAATTCCCCCGCCAAATCACCCACGAGGCCCGATTGGTGGGCTGCGGGACCGAAGCGGCGACCTATATCGAGGTGATGACCGAGCTTGGAGACCGGCTCGGCCCGCTTCTTATCCAGTTGCCGCCCAGCTTTACCGTCGACAACTTCGACGACTTGGCTAGGTTCCTGGAGGGGTTACCCGACGGGTTCATGTACGCCGTCGAGGTGCGTCACCCCTCCTGGCTCGTCGACGAGTACGCCGACCTACTGAAGCGTTGGCGGGTCGCCATGACGCTGACCTGTGGAGGCCACCTCGGTCGTTTTTGGCGCGTCACCTCCCGGATTGCCTACATGCGCTGGCTGGGGCCTCACGACCCGTTCGAGCGCTACGACAGGCTCCAAGAACCGCGGGACGAGGCGCTCGACTGGTGGGCGCCGCGCATGGCGCACTTCCTGGGCCGCGGCGGCACCCTTTTTGGCTACGCCGCCAACGACTACGAAGGCTTTGCACCCCAGACGGCTCGTCGCGTCTCGCGCCGCGTGGCTGACTGCCTCACGAGTTGA
- a CDS encoding SDR family NAD(P)-dependent oxidoreductase, with amino-acid sequence MNNLKGRVALVTGGSRGIGRALCLQLAERGVHVYTCGRDEEALRETEEQAPGPGSVVGMVADVTDLESMTELFAKIRDERGHLDILVNNAGVLGPRARIEKVSLQEWRHTLTVNADGVFIASKLAMGLMRKSGGIMLNVSSSVGRKGRGGWGPYAVSKHALEGLTGTLADELEDDGICVVSVNPGGTATRMRKKAYPDEDPATLPTADEVAGTFMTLIERLDVAQTGRQYNSRDLMECFGEEMEAEELPYVGKA; translated from the coding sequence ATGAACAACTTGAAAGGACGCGTTGCGTTGGTCACTGGAGGCAGCCGCGGCATCGGCCGTGCTCTCTGCCTCCAGCTCGCCGAGCGCGGGGTACACGTGTACACCTGCGGCCGCGACGAAGAAGCGCTCCGTGAAACCGAAGAGCAGGCCCCCGGGCCCGGGTCGGTCGTCGGCATGGTCGCCGATGTGACCGACCTCGAGTCGATGACCGAACTGTTCGCCAAGATCCGCGACGAGCGTGGCCACCTCGACATCCTGGTCAACAACGCCGGGGTTCTCGGGCCGCGCGCCCGCATCGAGAAGGTCAGCTTGCAGGAGTGGCGACACACGCTCACCGTCAACGCTGACGGTGTCTTCATCGCCTCGAAGCTCGCCATGGGACTGATGCGCAAGTCTGGCGGCATCATGCTCAACGTCTCGTCGAGCGTCGGCCGCAAAGGGCGGGGCGGTTGGGGGCCATACGCCGTCTCCAAGCACGCTTTGGAGGGACTGACCGGCACGCTCGCCGACGAACTCGAAGACGATGGCATCTGCGTCGTCTCGGTCAACCCCGGCGGCACGGCCACGCGTATGCGCAAGAAGGCTTACCCGGACGAAGACCCCGCGACGCTTCCCACCGCCGACGAGGTCGCCGGAACGTTCATGACGCTCATCGAGCGTCTCGACGTCGCCCAGACGGGCCGCCAGTACAACTCGCGTGACCTGATGGAGTGTTTCGGAGAAGAGATGGAAGCAGAAGAGCTTCCGTACGTGGGGAAGGCGTAA
- the moeB gene encoding molybdopterin-synthase adenylyltransferase MoeB, whose product MAGINDIVSKIKEQIRETDVDSVHDQWSQSKTSDNRVIIDVRERDEFVDGHIEGADFVPRGLLDLKIENLVPDRDKEIILYCGSGTRSALAAKTLEDLGYNNVASMAGGFTAWKQAGYPVNVAKTLNQEQMSRYSRHLIIPEIGEKGQMKLLDSKVLMLGAGGLGSPAALYLAAAGVGQLGIIDSDVVDRSNLQRQVVHADDRVGEPKVESAKKTIQGLNPDVEVEMFNTRLTSDNVLSIFEGYDLVIDGGDNFPTRYLINDACVHLGIPNVHGSVFRFEGQVTSFVPHDGPCYRCLYPEPPPPEFAPSCQEAGVLGVLPGVIGLLQAIEAVKLLVGIGEPLSGRLLAFDGLKTEFREMKLRRDPKCPACGEDAEFTGFIDYEQFCAVSI is encoded by the coding sequence GTGGCTGGAATCAACGATATCGTCAGCAAAATCAAAGAACAGATCCGCGAGACCGACGTCGACAGCGTCCACGACCAGTGGAGCCAGTCGAAGACGAGCGACAACCGCGTGATCATCGACGTGCGTGAGCGCGACGAGTTCGTCGACGGCCACATCGAAGGCGCCGACTTCGTGCCCCGTGGCCTACTGGATCTGAAAATCGAAAACCTGGTGCCTGACCGCGACAAGGAAATCATCTTGTACTGCGGAAGCGGCACGCGCTCGGCGCTCGCCGCCAAGACGCTCGAGGATCTGGGCTATAACAACGTCGCCTCGATGGCCGGCGGCTTCACCGCCTGGAAGCAGGCCGGGTATCCGGTCAACGTGGCCAAGACGCTCAATCAGGAGCAGATGTCGCGCTACAGCCGGCACCTGATCATCCCCGAGATTGGCGAGAAGGGTCAGATGAAGCTTCTCGACTCCAAGGTGCTGATGCTCGGCGCCGGCGGACTGGGAAGCCCTGCAGCGCTCTACCTGGCAGCAGCCGGCGTGGGCCAACTCGGCATCATCGACTCGGACGTCGTCGACCGCTCCAACCTGCAGCGCCAGGTCGTGCACGCCGATGACCGCGTGGGCGAACCGAAGGTCGAGTCGGCCAAGAAGACCATTCAAGGTCTCAACCCCGACGTCGAAGTCGAGATGTTCAACACGCGCCTGACGAGCGACAACGTGCTCTCCATTTTCGAGGGCTACGACCTGGTCATCGACGGCGGCGACAACTTCCCGACCCGCTACCTCATCAACGACGCCTGCGTGCACCTGGGGATCCCCAACGTGCACGGCTCGGTGTTCCGCTTCGAGGGACAGGTCACAAGCTTCGTGCCCCATGACGGGCCGTGCTACCGTTGCCTGTATCCGGAGCCGCCGCCCCCCGAATTCGCGCCGAGCTGCCAGGAAGCTGGCGTGCTGGGTGTGCTCCCGGGCGTCATCGGTCTGTTGCAGGCCATCGAGGCGGTCAAGCTTCTGGTGGGTATCGGTGAGCCGCTGTCGGGCCGCCTGCTCGCCTTCGACGGACTCAAGACCGAGTTCCGCGAGATGAAGCTTCGCCGCGACCCCAAGTGCCCCGCTTGTGGTGAAGACGCCGAGTTTACCGGCTTTATCGACTACGAGCAGTTCTGTGCGGTGAGTATCTGA
- a CDS encoding HEAT repeat domain-containing protein, translating into MNVLSHRFCTLLGCAALSLATATTASAQEKSPEPRFQETFEPAGAGEKVRLTVEPTVAKDTWEVHIASEGESGATQLREKLPRWIFADHYGFEVATEELDDGVSAVMFAALPGVNGDGPPSATQFQVVWAVEEKRNKLRWTRVDTAQYSSLDGGQRLAFEKARTKKGKSQLVRRRRGSDSIFCGSPTDAPVLFDLYEPDSGTFTQKLDIDRLLKDAPTLNAKKPDAEFQPPSLQAWYQWFAASSDRRSPNRRGALIRPLELGDHKVNTAWMEGVDGLGRGEFVSAQLNDAVALESIRILPGLGGSKALFEAFARPTRVLVGLSDGSRFVIDLGRVSREQIDNGRGVLVELPKPIESRCMSVMLLDSTRGKRVSGQPSWTRDTAIIAEITPYSELHAKDAKATARRIVERISTEKNARARQRISELALSLEDELVSVVRQAVAEGTPEERRRIIPLMASLPAEEAVPMLIKFLRESDPADAEYRAVKRSLAAHYAEAAPGLIAFLGEDAPDKDRKHTDVLRLLGRVGQPAHLNQLVEHLGQGSRSVRNERIRAIGSGGRPLVEPLLVYAHANINTEGGYDALKALNLLGKRLHFNGLGELPRPELFEPMLDKVESRRTLLRALRVAKFFRAQGFLDTVKRKFADHEDALVRRAAIAAIERYPSAEARNLLVDALSDSSPDVRITAVSALAERDDASEVVSEVLAYSREESWKAGLQQAFRVLAAVETDETDAAFEKLFLDKPNTTASLLAAQALDRAGRPVKAEVAQRLVENPEVNLDLRLEMLDLLGVDRSQTGETFLLATLTEQKWEQFAKPTRSKHKLRDHVLLALGRRRSEAAMPKLLELAQTSTSLDVQQVALRALAFYQDEGLLTSLKVWKKSADPKLRTLIEDTITMIERRRTLTSVRQDIDDVLEGDEESESDSADNASKQPDTE; encoded by the coding sequence ATGAACGTTTTGAGCCACCGATTCTGTACGCTGCTCGGCTGCGCCGCCCTCAGTTTGGCCACCGCAACGACGGCCTCGGCCCAAGAAAAGTCTCCCGAACCCCGATTTCAGGAGACCTTCGAGCCTGCAGGCGCCGGCGAGAAGGTTCGGCTGACAGTCGAGCCGACGGTCGCCAAAGATACCTGGGAGGTTCACATCGCCAGCGAGGGCGAATCGGGGGCAACTCAGCTTCGCGAGAAGCTGCCGCGTTGGATCTTTGCCGACCATTACGGTTTCGAAGTCGCCACCGAAGAGCTCGACGACGGTGTCTCGGCGGTGATGTTCGCCGCGCTCCCCGGCGTGAACGGCGACGGTCCCCCGTCGGCGACTCAATTTCAGGTGGTCTGGGCGGTCGAGGAAAAACGCAACAAGCTACGATGGACTCGCGTCGACACTGCTCAGTACTCGTCTCTCGACGGAGGCCAACGACTGGCGTTCGAGAAAGCTCGAACGAAGAAGGGAAAGAGTCAGCTCGTGCGGCGCCGACGGGGGAGCGACTCCATCTTTTGTGGAAGTCCGACCGACGCACCGGTGCTCTTCGATCTTTATGAGCCCGATTCCGGCACCTTCACGCAAAAGCTGGATATCGACCGCCTGCTGAAAGACGCCCCGACCCTGAATGCAAAGAAGCCCGATGCCGAGTTCCAACCGCCGTCGCTTCAGGCCTGGTACCAGTGGTTCGCCGCTTCGAGCGACCGACGAAGTCCGAACCGACGCGGCGCACTGATTCGTCCGCTCGAGCTCGGCGACCATAAGGTCAACACTGCTTGGATGGAGGGCGTCGACGGGTTGGGGCGCGGCGAATTCGTCAGCGCGCAGCTCAATGACGCCGTCGCCCTCGAGTCGATTCGGATCCTTCCCGGGCTCGGAGGCAGCAAAGCGTTATTCGAGGCGTTTGCCCGCCCGACACGTGTCTTGGTGGGGCTTTCGGACGGCTCGCGCTTCGTCATCGACCTGGGCCGTGTGTCGCGCGAGCAGATTGACAACGGTCGAGGCGTCCTCGTCGAGCTTCCGAAGCCGATCGAGAGCCGCTGTATGAGCGTCATGCTGCTCGATTCCACGCGCGGCAAGCGCGTCTCCGGTCAACCGTCATGGACGCGCGATACCGCGATCATCGCCGAGATTACGCCCTATTCGGAGCTGCATGCCAAAGACGCGAAAGCCACGGCGCGGCGCATCGTCGAGCGAATTTCCACCGAGAAGAATGCGCGAGCGCGCCAGCGCATCTCGGAGTTGGCGCTGAGCTTGGAGGACGAGCTCGTGAGTGTGGTGCGCCAGGCTGTCGCGGAAGGCACGCCCGAAGAGAGACGTCGGATCATCCCGCTGATGGCCAGCCTCCCGGCCGAAGAGGCCGTGCCGATGCTCATCAAGTTTCTGCGCGAGAGCGACCCGGCCGATGCGGAGTACCGCGCGGTCAAGCGCAGCCTGGCGGCTCATTATGCCGAAGCAGCCCCGGGATTGATTGCTTTCTTGGGCGAAGATGCGCCCGACAAGGACCGCAAGCACACCGATGTGCTGCGTCTTCTGGGTCGCGTAGGTCAGCCGGCGCACCTGAATCAACTCGTCGAGCACCTCGGCCAGGGCAGTCGCTCCGTGCGTAACGAGCGCATCCGAGCCATAGGCTCCGGCGGCAGGCCTCTGGTCGAGCCGCTATTGGTTTACGCGCACGCCAACATCAATACAGAGGGCGGCTACGATGCGCTCAAAGCGCTCAACTTGCTCGGCAAGCGCTTGCACTTCAACGGGCTGGGCGAGCTGCCGCGGCCCGAGTTGTTCGAGCCGATGCTCGATAAGGTCGAGAGCCGACGAACGCTGCTTCGGGCGCTTCGCGTGGCGAAGTTTTTCCGCGCACAGGGCTTCCTCGACACCGTGAAGCGCAAGTTCGCCGACCACGAGGACGCGCTGGTGCGCCGCGCCGCTATCGCCGCTATCGAGCGCTACCCCTCAGCCGAGGCGCGCAACCTGCTCGTCGACGCGCTCAGCGATAGCTCTCCCGACGTGCGTATCACCGCCGTAAGCGCTTTGGCCGAGCGCGACGACGCCTCTGAGGTTGTATCCGAGGTGCTCGCATACTCGCGTGAGGAGAGTTGGAAGGCAGGATTGCAGCAGGCATTTCGGGTCCTCGCCGCAGTCGAGACCGACGAAACCGATGCCGCCTTCGAGAAGCTCTTTCTCGACAAGCCCAATACGACAGCGTCGCTGCTCGCCGCCCAGGCGCTCGACCGCGCGGGGCGCCCCGTCAAAGCCGAGGTCGCTCAGCGTCTTGTCGAGAACCCCGAGGTCAATCTCGATCTGCGCCTCGAAATGCTCGATCTTCTCGGCGTCGACAGGAGTCAGACTGGTGAGACCTTTTTGTTGGCGACGCTGACCGAGCAAAAATGGGAGCAATTTGCCAAACCAACTCGCTCCAAGCACAAGCTTCGCGACCACGTCCTGCTGGCGCTGGGCCGACGGCGCAGCGAAGCGGCCATGCCCAAGCTGCTCGAGCTCGCACAGACGAGCACGTCGCTCGATGTCCAGCAGGTCGCACTGCGCGCCCTCGCCTTCTATCAGGATGAGGGTTTGCTCACTTCGTTGAAGGTCTGGAAGAAGAGCGCGGATCCCAAGCTGCGCACCTTGATCGAGGACACCATCACGATGATCGAGCGTCGGCGCACCCTCACTTCCGTGCGCCAAGACATCGACGATGTGCTCGAAGGCGACGAAGAATCTGAATCCGACAGCGCAGATAATGCATCCAAACAGCCGGACACTGAGTAG
- a CDS encoding NUDIX domain-containing protein has translation MADYKNPTPTVDIIIEVDDRIVLIRRKNEPHGWALPGGFVDEGETVESAAVREADEETNLEVTLEELLYVYSHPARDPRQHTMSTAFVASARGEPRGADDAQEARLFGRDELPEDIVFDHERILNHYFRFRDTGERPSPSAELERFRNS, from the coding sequence ATGGCTGACTACAAGAATCCGACGCCCACCGTCGATATCATCATCGAGGTCGACGATCGCATCGTGCTCATCCGCCGCAAGAACGAGCCGCACGGATGGGCCCTTCCCGGCGGCTTCGTCGACGAGGGGGAGACCGTCGAGAGCGCTGCCGTGCGTGAAGCCGACGAAGAGACGAACCTTGAAGTGACACTCGAGGAGTTGCTGTACGTCTACTCCCATCCGGCGAGGGACCCTCGCCAGCACACGATGTCGACGGCCTTCGTCGCCAGCGCCCGAGGAGAGCCGCGCGGAGCAGACGACGCCCAGGAGGCACGCCTCTTTGGCCGCGACGAGCTCCCCGAGGACATCGTGTTCGATCACGAGCGCATCTTAAATCACTACTTCAGGTTCCGCGACACCGGTGAGCGCCCCTCGCCGAGCGCGGAGCTCGAACGATTTCGCAACAGCTGA
- a CDS encoding Maf family protein: protein MAQINDTNRRFILASGSPRRLELMSNLGFEPEVRVSSIPEQRQPEESPTDYTRRLALAKAEDVRDSLEDEDALPDWILAADTIVIFDGEVLEKPADADDAFQMLRNMSGRDHVVETSFCWLQRSTGRSSVCTVQADVEFRELTDEMIHRYLDSGEPFDKAGSYGIQLLGSAFVRSVDGSYFAVVGLPVCEVVEELQKLGGLEGFPFRT, encoded by the coding sequence ATGGCACAGATAAACGATACCAACCGAAGATTCATCCTCGCGAGCGGCTCGCCGCGGCGCCTGGAACTGATGAGCAACCTGGGCTTCGAGCCCGAGGTGCGCGTCAGCTCGATCCCCGAGCAACGTCAACCAGAAGAGTCCCCGACTGATTATACGCGTCGGCTCGCTCTTGCGAAGGCCGAAGACGTACGCGACAGCCTCGAAGACGAAGACGCGCTGCCCGACTGGATTTTGGCGGCGGACACGATCGTCATCTTCGACGGCGAGGTGCTCGAAAAGCCCGCCGACGCCGACGACGCCTTCCAGATGCTGCGAAACATGTCGGGCCGCGATCACGTGGTCGAGACGTCGTTTTGCTGGCTGCAGCGCTCCACGGGGCGCTCGTCTGTGTGCACGGTGCAGGCCGACGTCGAGTTTCGCGAGCTGACCGACGAGATGATCCACCGCTACCTCGACTCGGGCGAGCCGTTCGACAAGGCCGGCTCGTATGGGATCCAGCTCTTGGGAAGCGCGTTCGTGCGCTCCGTCGACGGGTCGTATTTCGCGGTGGTCGGTCTGCCGGTATGCGAGGTTGTCGAGGAACTCCAGAAGCTGGGCGGCCTCGAGGGCTTTCCCTTTCGCACTTGA
- a CDS encoding YggS family pyridoxal phosphate-dependent enzyme, with amino-acid sequence MADESTTQYDAQTLCDNLAAVEQRIEQACDRAGRSADEVTLIAVSKTHPVEAIEALYEAGHRDFGESYVQEWQDKAAALPKDIVWHFIGHLQSNKAKYIADEVAMVHSVDRKSVMKQLNRRSDERVDVLLQVNIAGQGTKSGVAPDGLIGLLELTRNYPSMRVRGLMTIPPYVENPEENRGHFQNMRELFERAKAWLHENASEDADAFEHLSMGMTGDFEVAIEEGATIVRVGTGIFGQRDYS; translated from the coding sequence ATGGCTGACGAATCGACAACTCAGTACGACGCCCAAACGCTTTGCGACAACCTCGCGGCCGTCGAGCAACGCATCGAGCAGGCCTGCGACAGAGCAGGGCGCTCGGCCGACGAGGTGACCCTGATCGCGGTGAGCAAGACGCACCCGGTCGAGGCCATCGAAGCGCTGTACGAAGCAGGGCACCGCGACTTCGGCGAGTCGTACGTGCAGGAGTGGCAAGACAAGGCCGCCGCGCTGCCCAAAGACATCGTGTGGCACTTCATCGGCCATCTGCAGTCGAATAAGGCGAAGTATATCGCCGACGAGGTCGCCATGGTGCACTCGGTCGACCGCAAGAGCGTCATGAAGCAGCTCAACCGACGCAGCGACGAGCGGGTCGACGTGCTCTTGCAGGTCAATATCGCCGGCCAGGGCACCAAGAGCGGCGTAGCGCCCGACGGGCTGATTGGCCTGCTCGAGCTGACCCGCAACTACCCGAGCATGCGTGTGCGTGGGCTGATGACGATTCCCCCCTACGTCGAGAACCCCGAGGAGAATCGCGGCCACTTCCAGAACATGCGCGAGCTCTTCGAGCGTGCGAAGGCGTGGCTCCATGAGAACGCCTCCGAGGACGCCGACGCCTTCGAGCACCTCTCGATGGGTATGACCGGCGACTTCGAGGTCGCCATCGAGGAGGGCGCCACCATCGTGCGCGTCGGAACAGGGATTTTTGGTCAGAGAGATTATAGCTGA
- the proC gene encoding pyrroline-5-carboxylate reductase — protein sequence MSDATPTTSLDEMTVVLVGCGRMGSALAGGMVRSGRVAGERLVLLDADTQKAEALADELGALTELSQAAEGRKLWLVAVKPKVVASALAGLSDEIAADDMIVSVAAGLSLAKLRSFVGEGPAIVRSMPNTPALVGKGVTGIMADGDADTGAAKEMFESVGHVVELKREENFDALTAVSGSGPAYIFTAIEALADGGVKMGLSREVARELATQTVAGAAALVADDPSVHTAELKDRVASPGGTTITALAALEEHGFRHALISAVEAAATRSRQMGED from the coding sequence ATGAGTGATGCGACACCGACAACGAGTTTGGACGAGATGACCGTGGTGCTTGTCGGCTGCGGGCGCATGGGAAGTGCGCTGGCCGGCGGCATGGTCCGCTCGGGGCGCGTCGCCGGCGAACGGCTGGTGCTCCTCGACGCCGACACACAGAAGGCCGAGGCGCTCGCCGACGAGTTGGGCGCGCTCACCGAGCTGTCGCAGGCCGCAGAGGGCCGCAAGTTGTGGCTCGTGGCGGTCAAACCAAAGGTCGTGGCGAGTGCGCTCGCCGGGCTTTCGGACGAGATTGCGGCCGACGACATGATCGTATCGGTCGCCGCGGGACTTTCGCTGGCCAAGCTTCGCAGTTTCGTGGGCGAGGGCCCGGCAATCGTGCGTTCGATGCCCAACACACCGGCGCTCGTCGGCAAGGGAGTCACCGGCATCATGGCCGACGGCGACGCAGACACCGGCGCAGCCAAAGAGATGTTCGAGAGCGTCGGCCACGTCGTCGAGTTGAAGCGCGAGGAGAATTTCGACGCGCTCACCGCGGTCAGCGGAAGCGGGCCGGCCTATATCTTTACGGCCATCGAGGCGCTCGCCGACGGCGGGGTCAAGATGGGCTTGAGCCGTGAGGTGGCCCGCGAGCTTGCGACGCAGACTGTCGCGGGCGCGGCCGCGCTCGTGGCGGACGACCCGAGCGTGCACACCGCCGAACTCAAAGACCGCGTGGCCAGCCCCGGCGGCACGACGATCACAGCGCTGGCTGCGCTCGAGGAACACGGATTTCGGCACGCGCTCATCAGCGCGGTCGAGGCGGCGGCGACCCGTAGCCGTCAGATGGGCGAAGACTAA
- a CDS encoding DivIVA domain-containing protein, producing MSAFKFSAEDIANQTFETRFRGYDRQQVEEFLNVLSREYDHMVTELKQARQELKEHKQELREYRRREKSLHDALNMAKQVGEEIKQQAERDAELTIADAELRAEKMLSGVQNRVTAMREELFGLQQQRVRCETELRNVLESHIKMLDLLSMPEGDKRSSISRAPKPPEPADMRQNDPEVDEVLSVSESDIESSQEIDDAGATAPGMMP from the coding sequence ATGAGTGCTTTTAAGTTTAGCGCCGAAGATATCGCCAATCAGACCTTCGAGACCCGCTTTCGCGGCTACGACCGCCAGCAGGTCGAGGAGTTCCTGAACGTTTTGAGCCGTGAGTACGACCACATGGTCACCGAGCTCAAGCAGGCTCGCCAGGAGCTCAAAGAACACAAACAAGAGCTGCGCGAGTATCGCCGGCGCGAAAAGAGCCTGCACGACGCCCTCAATATGGCCAAGCAGGTCGGCGAGGAGATCAAGCAGCAGGCCGAGCGCGACGCCGAACTCACCATCGCCGACGCCGAGCTTCGCGCCGAGAAGATGCTCTCGGGCGTGCAAAACCGCGTCACCGCGATGCGCGAGGAGCTGTTCGGCCTGCAGCAGCAGCGCGTGCGCTGCGAGACCGAGCTTCGCAACGTGCTCGAGTCGCACATCAAGATGCTCGACCTGCTCAGCATGCCCGAGGGCGACAAGCGCTCCTCGATTTCGCGCGCGCCCAAGCCGCCCGAGCCGGCCGACATGCGCCAAAACGACCCCGAGGTCGACGAAGTGCTGTCGGTCAGCGAGTCGGACATCGAGTCGTCCCAAGAGATCGACGACGCCGGCGCGACCGCACCGGGCATGATGCCGTGA
- a CDS encoding peptidase MA family metallohydrolase has protein sequence MFIHLRKVLSLVVVLVALAMSAPAGAQIPPEQMTTTKADGGLVFHHLKRYAPAVDILEEEGPELLDRVETGLGLEGMPTIDVWVLPTVHDYFELNDHPATAPKWAVGLSFSGKHEIIVAHGGKRPPQEVMYTFAHELAHVAVDHARDGQPVPRWFNEGFSVMMAQEWSAERSEKLARAAAGKTLTPFEKLWNSFPSHHQSASLAYDQSFHFVRWLQNEYGDDLWPQVMREIRQGRGFKEALEGETGRSFAALEALWRDSLAESTTVWSILSDETVIFFGAGILFLIAYGIVRRRRKRAFESMEDEDAGEWSYDASRYPLPGQQSADEPPS, from the coding sequence ATGTTTATCCATTTGCGAAAAGTGTTGAGCCTCGTCGTCGTTCTGGTGGCGCTGGCCATGAGCGCGCCGGCCGGCGCCCAGATTCCTCCCGAACAGATGACGACCACGAAGGCCGACGGGGGCCTGGTCTTCCACCATCTGAAGCGCTACGCGCCGGCGGTGGACATCCTCGAAGAGGAGGGGCCCGAGCTGCTGGACCGTGTGGAGACGGGGCTGGGGCTCGAGGGCATGCCCACGATCGACGTGTGGGTGCTTCCGACGGTGCACGACTACTTCGAGCTCAATGATCACCCGGCGACGGCGCCGAAGTGGGCGGTGGGACTGTCGTTCTCCGGAAAACACGAGATCATCGTGGCGCACGGCGGCAAACGCCCGCCCCAGGAGGTCATGTACACCTTCGCCCACGAGCTCGCCCACGTGGCGGTCGACCACGCGCGCGACGGCCAGCCGGTGCCTCGCTGGTTCAATGAGGGCTTCTCGGTGATGATGGCCCAGGAGTGGAGCGCCGAGCGCAGCGAGAAGCTCGCCCGCGCAGCCGCCGGCAAGACGCTCACGCCGTTCGAGAAGCTGTGGAACTCCTTTCCCAGTCACCACCAGTCGGCCTCACTCGCCTACGACCAGAGCTTTCACTTCGTGCGCTGGCTCCAAAACGAGTATGGCGACGATCTGTGGCCGCAGGTGATGAGAGAGATCAGGCAAGGGAGGGGGTTCAAGGAGGCGCTGGAAGGGGAGACCGGTCGGTCCTTTGCCGCCCTGGAGGCCCTCTGGCGCGACTCACTGGCCGAATCGACCACCGTCTGGTCGATCTTGAGTGACGAAACCGTCATATTTTTTGGCGCAGGCATACTTTTCCTTATAGCATACGGAATCGTGCGGCGGCGTCGAAAGCGAGCGTTCGAGTCCATGGAGGATGAGGACGCCGGAGAATGGAGCTACGACGCCTCCCGCTACCCGCTTCCCGGGCAACAGAGTGCCGACGAGCCGCCGTCATGA